The nucleotide window GCGTCGGCGACAGGCGCGCTCGCCGGATTCGTCGGATTCCCCGCGGTCGGCGAAGATGCCGTCGCTGCGGCAGCCGTCGCCGAACCCGCCGCAGCCGCCTGCCCGCCTGCTGCCTGCGCAGCGCTGGCATTCGCACCGGCGGCCACTGCTGCCGCCGAACCCGCGGCGGCCGAACTCGCTGCGTTGCCTGCCATTGCAGCGGCCGGCCCCGCAACCGCGCCACCGGGCACCGCGGCCGCCATAGCGCCCGATGCCGTCGTCGCAGCAGAAGCCCCTGCCGCCGCTGCGCCTTCCACCGCAGCGCCCGTCGCATCGAGCGCCGGCACGTTCAACAGCGCGCCGATCTTCATCCGGCTCGGGTCGTTCTTCATGAACGCGCTGGGATTGGCGTCGAAGATCGCTTTCGTGGCGCGCGCGAGCACCGCCCGGTCATGCGACTGCGTGGCCGCGACTGCGATGTCGTGCAGCGACTGCCCGGCCTGCACCGTCACCTGGCTCGCCCCTGCGGGCACCGCGGGCGTACTCGCGGCGGCGGACATACTCGCCGCGGCCGGCGCGCTCGCGGCCGCGGCACCGCCGGGTGCCGCCTGGGCAGCACACGTTTGCGCCGCGGCCAGCAAAACAGCGGCCGTTACCGTGCGCAAGCGTGCGCCGTCGAACATCGCCGCGGCGTGCAGGAAAGGAAATCGAGCGATCATCGGTGCGCTGTGCGCGTGCGCGCGCAGCCCAGTTTGGCGAAGTGTGCTTGCGCGGTTTGCGATGAACAAAGACAAGATGTAGAAGCGCCAAATGTAAAAAAGCGCCGCGAAAATCGCGACGCTTTTGTTGTTGCTGTAAGTGTTATACGCGTCTTGAGCGCGTAGTTTACTTTACTTGTCGAGCAGAATGCGAAGCATGCGACGCAGCGGCTCGGCCGCGCCCCACAGCAACTGGTCGCCCACCGTAAATGCAGACAGATATTCGCCGCCCATCGCGAGCTTGCGCAGACGCCCGACCGGCACCGTCAGCGTGCCCGTGACAACCGCCGGCGAAAGATCGCGCATCGACGCTTCACGCTCGTTCGGCACGACCTTCACCCAGTCGTTCGCCGACGCGAGAATGCTGTTCACTTCGTTGAGCGGCACGTCCTTCTTCAGCTTGATCGTCAATGCCTGCGAGTGGCAGCGCATTGCGCCGATCCGCACGCACAGGCCATCGACCGGGACCGAACCGGGCTCGCCCATGGCCGGCTTGCCGAGAATCTTGTTGGTTTCGGCGCCGCCCTTCCACTCTTCCTTCGACATGCCGTTGCCGAGATCCTTGTCGATCCACGGAATCAGCGAGCCCGCGAGCGGCACGCCGAAATGTTCAGTCGGCATGCTGTCGCTGTTCATGGCGGCGAGCACCTTGCGGTCGATGTCGAGAATCGCCGACGCCGGATTCGCGAGATCCGCTTGCGCCGCGCTGTGCAGCGTGCCCATCTGCGCGAGCAGTTCGCGCATGTTCTGCGCGCCCGCGCCCGATGCGGCCTGATACGTCATCGCCGTCATCCAGTCGATCAGGTTTTCGCGGAACAGGCCGCCCAACGCCATCAGCATCAGGCT belongs to Paraburkholderia sp. SOS3 and includes:
- the asd gene encoding aspartate-semialdehyde dehydrogenase, which encodes MNVGLVGWRGMVGSVLMQRMQQEGDFDLIEPVFFSTSNAGGNAPSFAKNETKLKDANSIDDLRKCDAIISCQGGDYTNDVFPKLRAAGWNGYWIDAASALRMKDDAVIILDPVNLDVIKNALVKGQKNFIGGNCTVSLMLMALGGLFRENLIDWMTAMTYQAASGAGAQNMRELLAQMGTLHSAAQADLANPASAILDIDRKVLAAMNSDSMPTEHFGVPLAGSLIPWIDKDLGNGMSKEEWKGGAETNKILGKPAMGEPGSVPVDGLCVRIGAMRCHSQALTIKLKKDVPLNEVNSILASANDWVKVVPNEREASMRDLSPAVVTGTLTVPVGRLRKLAMGGEYLSAFTVGDQLLWGAAEPLRRMLRILLDK